In Leisingera methylohalidivorans DSM 14336, a single genomic region encodes these proteins:
- a CDS encoding class II glutamine amidotransferase has protein sequence MCGIVGLFLKDKSLEPKLGDMLTDMLITMTDRGPDSAGIAIYGADTAGRTKVTVQSDSPDEAFDGLDGVLAEALSGDVSIRVIDTHAVLDLPAGKEEAARSALAELRPGMRIMSAGDSIEIYKEVGLPEKVAERFDVRGMSGSHGIGHTRMATESAVTTEGAHPFSTGSDQCLVHNGSLSNHNALRRRLKREGVRIESQNDTEVGAAYLTWKMQNGSTLGEALEGTLEDLDGFFNFVVGTKDGFGVVRDPIACKPAVMAETDQYVAFGSEYRALVNLPGIEDAKVWEPEPATVYFWNH, from the coding sequence ATGTGCGGGATTGTCGGTCTTTTTCTAAAAGACAAATCACTTGAGCCGAAATTGGGCGATATGCTCACCGATATGCTCATTACAATGACGGACCGCGGTCCGGACAGCGCCGGTATTGCCATTTATGGTGCCGATACCGCAGGGCGGACCAAGGTCACGGTTCAGTCGGATTCGCCGGATGAGGCGTTTGACGGCTTGGACGGTGTGCTGGCTGAAGCCCTGAGCGGCGATGTGTCGATCCGGGTGATCGATACCCACGCGGTGCTGGACCTGCCCGCGGGCAAGGAAGAAGCAGCCCGCAGCGCGCTGGCCGAACTGCGCCCCGGCATGCGCATCATGAGCGCGGGCGACTCCATTGAGATCTACAAGGAAGTGGGCCTGCCCGAGAAAGTCGCCGAGCGTTTCGACGTCCGCGGCATGAGCGGCAGCCACGGCATCGGCCACACCCGGATGGCCACGGAATCGGCCGTGACCACCGAGGGCGCCCACCCGTTCTCCACCGGTTCGGATCAGTGCCTTGTGCACAATGGCTCGCTGTCCAACCACAACGCGCTGCGCCGCCGCCTCAAGCGCGAAGGCGTCCGCATCGAAAGCCAGAACGACACCGAAGTCGGTGCCGCCTATCTGACCTGGAAGATGCAGAACGGCTCCACCCTGGGTGAAGCCCTGGAAGGCACGCTGGAGGATCTCGACGGTTTCTTCAACTTCGTCGTTGGCACCAAGGACGGCTTTGGCGTGGTCCGCGACCCGATCGCCTGCAAGCCGGCCGTGATGGCGGAAACCGACCAGTATGTGGCGTTCGGCAGCGAATACCGCGCGCTGGTGAACCTGCCGGGCATCGAAGACGCCAAAGTCTGGGAGCCCGAACCCGCAACCGTTTACTTCTGGAACCACTAA
- a CDS encoding ammonium transporter: MDGNLNALTTVFTEFYYWVTVVFMFLIHVGFCMYEVGASRHRNHMHTLMKNIMIIPLVTVTFFFFGWWIYWSFPNFPFFGGLNHDAGSANLPWSQNMATNLSDRITGVFWAAFLLFSWTAASIVSGAVIERIRSSALWVHAVMIGSVFWIIDAAWGWHAEGWMVKYLGYHDAYASGVIHAVAGGYALGVIMVLGPRIGKFAADGTPRDIPPHNPWMLTIGIFLIYTGFWGFYAACNIPAISPDGIGGLLTGETWTATNIYLAPTSLSAITFNFLMSMSGGLMAAYLVSKGDAFWTFSGGLAGIITASAGNDLYHPIQAMLVGAVGVVIVYKLHYWVERTFKLDDAVGAVAVHGYSGIVGLILAGFLLWGAPSSPYDGYATVNPVGQTIGAVIMFGVLGWLPGFLISKIQAAAGVLRIPVEVELQGLDYAEHHAYEDAKAAIIEADKAALTGSSRVPAE; encoded by the coding sequence TTGGATGGAAATCTGAACGCGTTAACAACGGTGTTCACCGAGTTCTACTACTGGGTGACCGTTGTCTTCATGTTCCTCATTCACGTGGGGTTCTGCATGTACGAGGTCGGCGCCAGCCGCCACCGTAACCACATGCACACACTAATGAAGAACATCATGATCATTCCGCTGGTCACGGTGACATTCTTCTTCTTCGGCTGGTGGATCTACTGGTCATTCCCGAATTTTCCGTTTTTCGGCGGGCTGAACCACGATGCCGGTTCCGCAAACCTGCCGTGGTCGCAGAACATGGCCACCAACCTTTCCGACCGGATCACCGGTGTGTTTTGGGCAGCATTCCTGCTGTTTTCCTGGACTGCCGCCTCGATCGTGTCGGGCGCTGTGATCGAACGGATCCGCTCCTCGGCTTTGTGGGTGCACGCGGTGATGATCGGTTCGGTGTTCTGGATCATCGACGCAGCCTGGGGCTGGCACGCCGAAGGCTGGATGGTGAAGTATCTCGGCTACCACGATGCCTATGCATCCGGCGTGATTCACGCGGTGGCGGGCGGCTACGCGCTGGGGGTGATCATGGTGCTGGGCCCGCGGATCGGCAAGTTTGCCGCCGACGGCACCCCGCGCGATATCCCGCCGCATAATCCCTGGATGCTGACCATCGGTATCTTCCTGATTTATACAGGGTTCTGGGGCTTCTATGCTGCCTGCAACATTCCGGCGATCTCGCCAGACGGCATTGGCGGATTGCTGACTGGTGAAACCTGGACGGCCACCAATATCTACCTGGCGCCGACTTCGCTGTCTGCAATCACCTTCAACTTCCTGATGTCGATGTCGGGCGGGCTGATGGCGGCCTATCTGGTATCCAAAGGCGATGCATTCTGGACCTTCTCCGGCGGTCTGGCAGGGATCATCACCGCATCCGCCGGCAACGACCTCTATCATCCGATTCAGGCGATGCTGGTTGGCGCCGTCGGTGTAGTGATCGTGTACAAGCTGCACTACTGGGTGGAGCGTACCTTCAAGCTGGATGACGCGGTGGGCGCGGTTGCCGTGCACGGTTATTCGGGCATTGTCGGCCTTATCCTCGCCGGCTTCCTGCTGTGGGGCGCGCCGAGTTCGCCGTATGATGGCTATGCCACTGTCAATCCGGTCGGCCAGACCATCGGCGCGGTGATCATGTTCGGGGTGCTGGGCTGGCTGCCAGGATTTTTGATCTCCAAGATCCAGGCCGCTGCAGGTGTGCTGCGGATCCCGGTTGAGGTCGAACTTCAGGGCCTCGATTACGCAGAGCACCATGCCTACGAGGATGCCAAGGCGGCAATCATCGAAGCCGACAAGGCTGCCTTGACCGGCAGCTCCAGAGTCCCTGCGGAATAA
- a CDS encoding aminomethyltransferase family protein yields the protein MAIIWRTSALAQRHKEIGGELEDWNGMGTAWFYDHSPERAKADYEAVRTKAGLMDVSGLKKVHVVGEHAAQVIDRVTTRNVEKIMPGRSTYASILNDQGKFVDDCIIYRLSVNSWLIVHGTGTGMEQLNAVAAGKNCSVIFDDNLHDMSLQGPVAVDFLAEYVPGIRDLAYFGIIQTKLFGCPVMISRTGYTGERGYEIFCQSKDAVHLWDSILEEGKGLGIVPVQFSTLDLLRTESYLLFYPGDNSETYPFEDETCGDTLWELGLEFTVSPGKTGFIGAENHYAAKGKERFKIYGVMLEGTTPADEGADLLQNGEKVGVVTYGMYSEVNNHNVGIARMPVACAKPGTELTVRNGDGTEIAATAEEMPFYDKDKSIRTAKG from the coding sequence ATGGCCATTATCTGGCGGACTTCAGCACTGGCTCAGCGGCACAAGGAAATCGGCGGCGAGCTGGAAGATTGGAACGGCATGGGAACCGCATGGTTTTATGACCACAGCCCCGAACGCGCCAAGGCCGACTATGAGGCGGTCCGCACCAAGGCCGGCCTCATGGACGTGTCCGGTTTGAAAAAAGTCCATGTTGTCGGTGAACACGCTGCGCAAGTTATTGACCGGGTCACCACCCGCAACGTCGAAAAGATCATGCCGGGCCGCTCGACCTACGCCTCGATCCTGAATGATCAGGGCAAGTTTGTCGACGACTGCATCATCTACCGCCTGTCGGTAAACAGCTGGCTGATTGTGCACGGCACCGGAACCGGCATGGAACAGCTGAACGCGGTTGCCGCAGGCAAGAATTGCTCGGTGATCTTCGACGACAATCTGCACGACATGTCGCTGCAGGGCCCTGTCGCCGTTGATTTTCTGGCCGAATATGTCCCTGGCATCCGCGATCTGGCCTATTTCGGCATCATCCAGACCAAGCTGTTCGGCTGCCCGGTGATGATCTCCCGCACCGGTTATACTGGTGAACGCGGGTATGAGATTTTCTGCCAATCCAAAGATGCGGTTCACCTGTGGGACAGCATTCTGGAAGAGGGCAAAGGCCTGGGCATCGTGCCGGTCCAATTCTCAACACTGGATCTGCTGCGCACCGAAAGCTATCTGCTGTTCTATCCGGGCGACAACTCCGAAACCTATCCGTTCGAGGATGAGACCTGCGGCGACACTCTGTGGGAGCTGGGTCTGGAATTCACCGTATCCCCCGGCAAGACCGGCTTCATCGGCGCCGAAAACCACTATGCCGCTAAAGGCAAGGAACGGTTCAAGATTTACGGCGTCATGCTGGAGGGCACCACTCCGGCGGACGAAGGCGCCGATCTTCTGCAAAACGGCGAGAAAGTCGGCGTGGTGACTTATGGCATGTACTCCGAAGTCAACAACCACAATGTGGGCATTGCCCGGATGCCGGTGGCCTGCGCCAAGCCGGGCACCGAGCTGACGGTCCGGAATGGCGATGGCACCGAGATTGCAGCCACCGCCGAGGAAATGCCCTTCTACGACAAGGACAAATCAATCCGCACCGCAAAGGGCTGA
- a CDS encoding dimethylamine monooxygenase subunit DmmA family protein: MPKTVFPPSINSRPVYGELEARPGSGHLMIADAEGAEAILDLAKTVDKDFWAKAHIIYIPKKTGTKYSSQLEQLGAGQFYAGPSYEAAQSRIRRALHNCHMGTQVYLTGTESLMGQAMYEATTAGVPHTAIQTEHRGSTARRMQCVHCKGITEDVTTDPFECSHCGLSLFVRDHYSRRIAAFQGVRVDAEDPGNIPEKVELFK, encoded by the coding sequence ATGCCTAAGACCGTATTCCCCCCCTCCATCAACAGCCGCCCCGTCTACGGCGAGCTTGAAGCCCGCCCGGGCAGCGGCCACCTGATGATCGCCGACGCCGAAGGCGCCGAAGCAATCCTTGATCTGGCCAAAACCGTGGACAAGGACTTTTGGGCCAAGGCCCATATCATCTACATCCCCAAGAAAACCGGCACCAAATACAGCAGCCAGCTCGAACAGCTGGGTGCGGGCCAGTTTTACGCCGGCCCCTCCTATGAGGCCGCGCAAAGCCGCATCCGCCGCGCCTTGCACAACTGCCACATGGGCACCCAGGTCTACCTGACCGGCACCGAGAGCCTGATGGGCCAGGCAATGTACGAGGCCACCACGGCGGGTGTTCCGCACACAGCGATCCAGACCGAACACCGCGGCTCGACCGCGCGGCGCATGCAGTGCGTGCACTGCAAGGGCATCACCGAGGACGTCACCACCGATCCCTTCGAATGCAGCCACTGCGGCCTCAGCCTGTTTGTGCGCGACCACTATTCGCGCCGCATCGCCGCCTTCCAAGGCGTGCGGGTGGATGCCGAAGATCCGGGCAATATCCCCGAGAAAGTGGAGCTGTTCAAATGA
- a CDS encoding PDR/VanB family oxidoreductase encodes MSAGTAKLNVTVAEVKPINDLVTRFKFVRTGGGDLPTFSGGAHTVVEMQDGGITRLNAYSLMSNPADRGAYTISVRRDDEGRGGSKFMHSQVKEGMEMVISNPVNLFSLDLRAKKHLMLAGGIGITPFIAQMHQLAMMGGQFELHYSVRNASLGTYSADLSANYPGKVHIYHDDQGEAIDLKTLLATQPLGTHVYVCGPKGMINWVHGTASEMGWPREAVHSEEFLAPASGKPFEVKLAVSGKVVQVGEHQSLLEAIEAAGVDAPYLCRGGACGQCETNVIGYDGKFLHHDHWLTDEQKAGGKHIMPCVSRFEGKTLVLDR; translated from the coding sequence ATGAGTGCTGGCACCGCAAAACTGAATGTCACCGTGGCCGAGGTCAAACCGATCAATGATCTGGTCACCCGTTTCAAATTCGTCCGCACCGGCGGCGGCGACCTGCCCACCTTCTCGGGCGGGGCACACACCGTGGTCGAAATGCAGGATGGCGGCATCACCCGGCTCAACGCCTATTCCTTGATGTCCAATCCGGCCGACCGCGGCGCCTACACGATCTCGGTCCGCCGGGATGATGAAGGCCGGGGCGGCTCCAAATTCATGCACTCCCAGGTGAAAGAGGGCATGGAGATGGTGATCTCCAACCCGGTGAACCTGTTCTCGCTGGATCTGCGCGCCAAAAAGCACCTGATGCTGGCCGGCGGCATCGGCATCACGCCGTTCATCGCCCAGATGCATCAGCTGGCAATGATGGGCGGCCAGTTTGAGCTGCACTATTCAGTGCGCAACGCCTCGCTCGGCACCTATTCCGCGGACTTGTCGGCGAACTACCCGGGCAAGGTGCATATCTATCATGACGACCAGGGAGAGGCGATCGACCTCAAGACCCTGCTCGCCACCCAGCCGCTGGGCACGCATGTCTATGTCTGCGGCCCCAAGGGCATGATCAACTGGGTGCATGGCACCGCATCGGAAATGGGCTGGCCGCGCGAGGCCGTGCATTCCGAGGAATTCCTGGCTCCTGCCTCCGGCAAACCGTTTGAGGTAAAACTGGCGGTCTCCGGCAAGGTGGTCCAGGTCGGTGAGCATCAGTCGCTGCTGGAAGCCATCGAGGCCGCGGGCGTCGACGCCCCCTACCTCTGCCGCGGCGGTGCCTGCGGCCAGTGCGAGACCAATGTCATCGGCTATGACGGCAAATTCCTGCATCACGACCACTGGCTGACCGACGAACAAAAGGCCGGCGGCAAACATATCATGCCATGCGTGTCGCGTTTTGAGGGCAAGACCCTGGTTCTGGATCGCTGA
- a CDS encoding heme-dependent oxidative N-demethylase family protein has translation MTIQFNDETFYGDFTFKNSDWAIKRFPFPFHEDSYMYSVNMEPHKSYRPGSVFERTFDVDEHYVAEMKDRARVLANDPLRCQSLPHMTLAGWDLVELIMEAKAAEYPDLFELHKNGNRWRWVNKPLGIDDTFTFLDESTLPYGPMEYITRQTQGDFALLDQRDDNLWMDAGMVTTQADWSLDFDIGMNFFEWHAPVPKANEMGIFVRALKFLLNIQQGQPARRLNWTMTVNPLLDTSPENYHKWGTMKQGLTMENIGEKQYLRVELQTFFRLPRSNALVFPIRCYLIRFEDLVTVPKWARRLHRVIRDLPEELATYKGFIDNRPLMVEYLSQFDDGSPTSDGIWPDE, from the coding sequence ATGACCATTCAATTCAACGACGAAACCTTCTACGGCGATTTCACCTTCAAGAACTCGGACTGGGCGATCAAGCGCTTCCCCTTCCCGTTCCACGAAGACAGCTACATGTACTCCGTGAACATGGAGCCGCATAAGTCCTACCGCCCCGGCTCGGTGTTTGAGCGCACCTTTGACGTGGACGAGCATTATGTGGCGGAAATGAAGGACCGCGCCCGCGTCCTGGCCAACGATCCGCTGCGCTGCCAGTCGCTGCCGCATATGACACTGGCCGGCTGGGACCTGGTCGAGCTGATCATGGAAGCCAAGGCCGCCGAATACCCTGACCTGTTCGAACTGCACAAGAACGGCAACCGCTGGCGCTGGGTCAACAAGCCGCTGGGCATCGACGACACCTTCACCTTCCTCGATGAAAGCACCCTGCCCTATGGGCCGATGGAATACATCACCCGCCAGACCCAGGGCGACTTCGCCCTGCTTGACCAGCGCGACGACAACCTGTGGATGGATGCCGGCATGGTCACCACCCAGGCGGACTGGTCCTTGGACTTCGACATCGGCATGAACTTCTTTGAATGGCATGCACCGGTGCCCAAGGCGAATGAAATGGGCATCTTCGTGCGTGCTCTGAAATTCCTCTTGAACATCCAGCAGGGCCAGCCGGCCCGCCGTCTGAATTGGACCATGACAGTCAATCCGCTGCTCGACACCTCCCCTGAGAACTACCACAAATGGGGCACCATGAAGCAGGGGCTGACGATGGAAAACATCGGTGAGAAACAGTACCTGCGGGTCGAGCTGCAGACCTTCTTCCGCCTGCCCCGCTCCAACGCGCTGGTGTTCCCGATCCGCTGCTACCTGATCCGGTTTGAAGACCTGGTCACGGTGCCGAAATGGGCACGCCGTCTTCACCGGGTCATCCGCGACCTGCCGGAAGAACTGGCCACCTACAAAGGCTTCATCGACAACCGCCCGCTGATGGTGGAATACCTGTCGCAGTTCGACGATGGCAGCCCGACCTCGGACGGTATCTGGCCCGACGAATAA
- a CDS encoding helix-turn-helix domain-containing protein has translation MAKPKDDSDAVANNLSQDPHRVRDGAEKVLEVAIGREVRSFRRQQGITVADLATLTGLSIGMLSKIENGNTSPSLTTLQLLANALSVPITSFFRRFEETREAVHTKSGEGVETERAGTRAGHQYQLLGHLGSNASGVLVEPYMISLTEESDVFPTFQHDGVEMLYMLEGEVDYRHGDKVYTLKPGDTLFFDADAPHGPEQLIKLPARYLSIISYPQSS, from the coding sequence GTGGCTAAACCCAAAGACGATAGCGACGCAGTGGCAAATAACCTTTCTCAAGATCCGCACCGGGTCCGCGACGGCGCGGAAAAAGTTCTGGAAGTGGCGATTGGCCGCGAGGTCCGGTCGTTCCGGCGCCAGCAGGGAATCACTGTGGCGGATCTTGCCACGCTGACCGGGCTGTCGATCGGGATGCTGTCGAAGATCGAGAACGGCAATACATCCCCGTCGCTGACCACGCTGCAATTGCTGGCCAACGCGCTGAGCGTTCCGATCACTTCTTTTTTCCGCCGTTTCGAAGAAACCCGTGAGGCAGTGCATACCAAGTCGGGCGAAGGCGTCGAGACCGAGCGTGCCGGTACGCGGGCGGGCCATCAGTATCAGTTACTGGGGCATCTTGGCTCCAATGCCTCGGGTGTTTTGGTGGAACCTTACATGATCTCCCTGACCGAGGAGTCGGATGTCTTTCCGACCTTCCAGCATGACGGCGTCGAGATGCTCTATATGCTGGAAGGTGAGGTGGATTACCGGCATGGCGACAAGGTTTACACGTTGAAGCCTGGCGATACGCTGTTTTTCGACGCCGACGCGCCGCATGGTCCGGAACAGCTGATCAAGCTGCCGGCGCGGTACCTGTCGATCATTTCATATCCGCAGTCGAGCTGA
- a CDS encoding ATP-binding cassette domain-containing protein — protein MSGGEQQMLAIGRALMSKPRLLLMDEPSMGPDRSGDRGGQAENQWCLTARARFWGPVCCCWMTDFIQLRMLASANPGRMTRVVLSAFLQSWAAQQQISFLWR, from the coding sequence ATGTCGGGCGGCGAGCAGCAAATGCTGGCGATCGGCCGCGCGCTGATGTCCAAGCCGCGGTTGCTTTTGATGGATGAGCCTTCGATGGGGCCGGATCGCAGCGGAGACCGGGGAGGTCAGGCGGAAAACCAGTGGTGTTTGACGGCACGCGCTAGGTTCTGGGGGCCTGTTTGCTGCTGCTGGATGACTGACTTTATCCAGCTCCGAATGCTGGCAAGCGCAAATCCAGGCCGGATGACCCGGGTTGTGCTGTCAGCGTTCCTGCAAAGTTGGGCGGCTCAGCAACAAATTTCTTTCCTGTGGCGGTAA
- a CDS encoding ABC transporter substrate-binding protein: MGLPSVATDLAAFKAAGIEMLDEPLLFDPATTGFAPVVTRLISKDPDIVCLDTCYSDYVHRIAKQLFQQGFKGQSISCTADFYDQMIAKTSEEFMEGFVFQFPDFDEPALNGEKINFTGRNGFSEAFNARHPGQLGAELLGIGSALVGDWPVVVIESGKARIKNFRAIPD; the protein is encoded by the coding sequence CTGGGGCTGCCCTCGGTCGCGACCGATCTGGCAGCCTTTAAGGCGGCAGGGATTGAGATGCTGGATGAGCCGCTGCTATTCGATCCGGCAACCACCGGTTTTGCGCCGGTTGTCACCCGTCTGATCAGCAAGGACCCGGATATTGTCTGCCTCGATACCTGCTACAGTGATTACGTGCATCGGATTGCCAAACAGCTGTTTCAGCAAGGGTTCAAGGGGCAGAGCATTTCCTGCACCGCGGATTTCTATGACCAGATGATCGCCAAGACCTCGGAAGAGTTCATGGAAGGGTTCGTCTTCCAGTTCCCGGATTTCGATGAACCGGCGCTGAATGGCGAAAAGATCAATTTCACCGGCCGGAATGGGTTTTCTGAGGCATTCAACGCCCGGCACCCCGGCCAATTGGGCGCTGAGCTGCTTGGCATCGGCAGCGCGCTGGTCGGCGACTGGCCTGTGGTGGTGATTGAGAGCGGCAAAGCCAGGATCAAGAACTTCCGTGCGATTCCCGACTAA
- a CDS encoding FadR/GntR family transcriptional regulator, protein MSSAEDTTSQILTTHSVGATVQVVIDTLFARIKAGTYPVDTRLPSERTLASELGVARNTVREALDVLTGQDVIHRRPGSGSFVKFRSDPKPETSYSSLAREVSPLDHLVVRGILEPELVRLAVINMTPRQIEELDQTLSRVEAVRTDPGEFIEAEEDLYRKIAEGTGNPLLHSCYELTIEACRLSYRTALRRRHLTPQRIQEYQKRYNTLFNAIASRDVESAVEFIKLHLIDEQKLLLQEV, encoded by the coding sequence ATGAGCTCAGCGGAAGACACCACCTCGCAAATCCTGACCACCCATTCGGTTGGCGCCACGGTGCAAGTCGTGATCGACACGCTGTTCGCCCGCATCAAGGCGGGCACCTATCCGGTGGACACCCGGCTGCCGTCAGAACGCACTCTGGCCTCGGAACTGGGCGTTGCCCGCAACACCGTGCGTGAAGCCTTGGATGTGCTCACCGGTCAGGACGTGATCCACCGCCGCCCCGGGTCCGGCAGTTTTGTCAAATTCCGCTCTGATCCCAAACCCGAAACATCCTATTCTTCACTGGCCAGGGAAGTTTCACCTCTGGACCATTTGGTGGTGCGCGGCATTCTGGAACCGGAACTTGTGCGCCTTGCAGTGATCAACATGACCCCGCGCCAGATCGAGGAGCTGGACCAGACCCTGTCCCGCGTCGAAGCCGTGCGCACCGATCCCGGGGAATTCATCGAGGCGGAGGAAGATCTCTACCGCAAAATTGCCGAGGGCACCGGAAACCCGCTGCTGCACTCCTGCTATGAGCTGACAATCGAGGCCTGCCGCCTGTCCTACCGCACCGCGCTGCGCCGCCGCCATCTGACGCCGCAACGGATCCAGGAATATCAGAAACGCTACAACACGCTGTTCAACGCCATCGCCTCACGCGATGTGGAATCCGCGGTGGAATTCATCAAGCTGCATCTGATCGACGAACAGAAACTGCTGCTGCAGGAGGTCTGA
- a CDS encoding ABC transporter substrate-binding protein, with amino-acid sequence MKTTSFVHQLTARAALPRLSVEMTETVNIGFLGPLSGRVKSWGLPGLNGCRIWEDGLNKAGGVLIGGRRYPIRIHSYDCGYDPERALEGAMELVQKHKVKLMLMLGGDTFAPVRDFLMRNKVLTSTLLPSDLSPDTPYLIAPSEAHPIQNVTGVAWLAENKPGLKTVALCSQADLLGMPSQAVYRAAFKAAEKTILREVQYDPGSSDPGPVVDPMLESGADILCWCSSYAPMVHAMTEYAYAKGFKGQIISCTMDGYDQLVERTSPEFMEGVVFQFPDFDDPLLREKAFFFNRPHVFYEEYNRRFPGSWSAVSWEYVAILDIWHSAVEKAGSVEPPSVLAAMKQLGHVTHAFGHAEWWGEDIFGISNALVGDWPVVTIQEGKARIAAFKSIPGWLAQHSDLLKSEMAALGQLWHQRLESDAPGSEVSSRAVKV; translated from the coding sequence ATGAAGACAACGAGTTTTGTGCATCAGCTGACGGCCCGCGCAGCGCTGCCGCGGCTGTCGGTGGAAATGACGGAAACGGTGAACATCGGCTTTCTTGGCCCGCTTTCGGGCCGGGTAAAGAGCTGGGGGCTGCCCGGGCTGAATGGCTGCCGGATCTGGGAAGACGGGCTGAACAAGGCCGGCGGGGTGCTGATCGGCGGCCGCCGCTACCCGATCCGCATCCATTCCTATGATTGCGGATATGACCCGGAACGCGCGCTGGAGGGGGCGATGGAGCTGGTGCAGAAGCATAAGGTGAAGCTTATGCTGATGCTGGGCGGCGATACCTTTGCGCCGGTGCGCGATTTCCTGATGCGCAACAAGGTGCTGACCTCGACACTGCTGCCATCCGATTTGTCGCCCGATACGCCTTATCTGATCGCCCCCAGCGAAGCGCACCCGATCCAGAATGTGACCGGCGTGGCCTGGCTGGCGGAGAACAAACCGGGATTGAAAACCGTGGCCTTGTGCAGCCAGGCGGATCTGCTGGGGATGCCGTCGCAAGCGGTTTACCGGGCGGCGTTCAAGGCTGCAGAGAAAACGATTCTGCGCGAGGTGCAGTACGATCCGGGCTCCAGCGATCCGGGGCCGGTGGTGGACCCGATGCTGGAGAGCGGCGCCGATATCCTGTGCTGGTGCTCGTCTTATGCGCCGATGGTGCATGCGATGACGGAATATGCCTATGCCAAAGGTTTCAAGGGTCAGATCATCAGCTGCACCATGGACGGCTATGATCAGCTGGTGGAACGGACGTCGCCGGAATTCATGGAGGGCGTGGTTTTCCAGTTCCCGGATTTTGACGATCCGCTGCTGCGCGAAAAGGCGTTCTTCTTTAACCGGCCACATGTGTTTTACGAGGAGTACAACCGCCGTTTCCCAGGCAGCTGGTCGGCGGTAAGCTGGGAGTATGTGGCGATCCTCGACATCTGGCACAGCGCGGTGGAAAAGGCGGGATCAGTCGAGCCTCCATCAGTGCTGGCGGCGATGAAACAGTTGGGCCATGTCACCCACGCATTCGGCCATGCGGAATGGTGGGGAGAGGATATATTCGGCATTTCCAATGCCTTGGTTGGGGATTGGCCTGTTGTGACCATCCAGGAAGGCAAGGCGCGGATTGCCGCTTTCAAATCGATTCCCGGCTGGCTGGCGCAGCATTCCGATTTGCTTAAATCCGAAATGGCGGCTTTGGGGCAGCTGTGGCACCAGCGGCTGGAAAGCGATGCGCCGGGCAGTGAGGTCAGCTCCCGCGCAGTGAAGGTCTGA